One window of Candidatus Eisenbacteria bacterium genomic DNA carries:
- a CDS encoding cysteine desulfurase has translation MLEVYKVRERFPAFRAKREGAPLVYLDNASTTQKPDVVIERIASFYRSGCGNVHRGVHALTGEATRLYEHARETVARFIGASDPSEIVFTRNATDAIHIAAFSWAWERIGEGDEIVVSEMEHSSNLVPWQLLAREKNAALRFLRVGADGRLRSPALDKILTPRTKLAALIHVSNSTGAVNPVEELAAAARARGVPILIDGAQSVPHIPVDVRAIGCDFFVFSGHKMLGPTGVGVLYAKKDILDAMRPFFGGGGTVREMSRDGSSFNEAPWKLEAGTPSVADALGLEAAIGFLEEIGMDAIREHERVLTETALDALAGVPRIALYGPDTSENRAGVISFNIEGIRPAALGRFLDERGIAVRAGDHCTQLLFRSMGIAATARASFYLYNTTDEIARFASALREAAALPRSAWKDVEGA, from the coding sequence TTGCTCGAAGTCTATAAAGTGCGCGAGCGGTTCCCCGCGTTTCGCGCGAAGCGCGAGGGCGCGCCGCTCGTCTATCTCGACAACGCATCCACGACCCAGAAACCGGATGTGGTCATCGAGCGCATCGCTTCGTTCTATCGATCGGGGTGCGGCAACGTGCATCGCGGGGTGCACGCGCTGACGGGAGAGGCGACCCGTCTCTACGAACACGCGCGGGAGACTGTCGCGCGATTCATCGGCGCGTCCGACCCGTCCGAGATCGTCTTCACGCGAAACGCGACCGACGCGATTCACATCGCCGCCTTCTCCTGGGCGTGGGAGCGGATCGGCGAGGGGGACGAGATCGTCGTTTCCGAGATGGAGCACTCCTCAAACCTCGTTCCGTGGCAGCTTCTCGCTCGCGAGAAGAACGCCGCGCTCCGGTTTCTCCGAGTCGGCGCCGATGGGCGGCTCCGCAGCCCCGCGCTCGACAAGATCCTCACGCCGCGCACGAAGCTCGCCGCGCTCATCCATGTGTCGAACTCGACCGGCGCCGTCAATCCGGTCGAGGAGCTCGCAGCCGCCGCGCGCGCGCGAGGAGTGCCGATCCTCATCGACGGTGCGCAGTCGGTCCCGCACATCCCCGTCGATGTCCGCGCGATCGGATGCGACTTCTTCGTCTTCTCCGGCCACAAGATGCTCGGGCCGACAGGAGTCGGCGTCCTTTATGCGAAGAAGGATATCCTCGATGCGATGCGCCCCTTCTTCGGAGGCGGCGGCACGGTCCGGGAGATGAGCCGCGACGGCTCGTCTTTCAACGAGGCGCCCTGGAAGCTCGAGGCGGGAACGCCGAGCGTGGCGGACGCGCTCGGCCTCGAGGCGGCGATCGGGTTCCTCGAGGAGATCGGCATGGACGCGATCCGCGAACACGAGAGGGTTCTCACCGAGACCGCCCTCGACGCGCTCGCGGGAGTCCCGCGCATCGCCCTCTACGGCCCGGATACGAGCGAGAACCGAGCGGGAGTGATTTCCTTCAACATCGAAGGAATTCGTCCGGCCGCCCTCGGCCGGTTTCTGGACGAAAGGGGGATCGCGGTCCGCGCCGGAGATCACTGCACGCAGCTTCTCTTTCGGTCGATGGGGATCGCCGCGACCGCGCGCGCGTCCTTCTACCTCTACAACACGACGGACGAGATCGCCCGCTTCGCCTCCGCCCTTCGCGAGGCGGCGGCCCTCCCTCGATCGGCGTGGAAAGACGTCGAGGGCGCGTGA
- a CDS encoding DEAD/DEAH box helicase produces MTHDSSNHQESPPAEIGLKDLPEVLRRAAESQGWTALTPVQAKTIPYIRAGRDVMVQSRTGTGKTAAFLLPILERIDADRAECQALVLVPTRELARQVTADAEALATETRVRTVPLYGGVGYGQQLDGLRKGAHLVVGTPGRILDHLLRGSLVLDRLRILVFDEADRMLSMGFYPDMRALQAYLPERRDGFMFSATYPSVVRSLAGQFLREPAFLSLSRDREYVAETEHVYYETPGMEKDRALVRIIEIENPASALIFCNTRANVAYVSKVLQRFGYDADDLSADLVQKERDKVLERARSGKLRFLVATDVAARGIDIVDLSHVFLYDFPEDHESYIHRAGRTGRAGAGGAAISLVDVLEKMELKAVAKQYGIDMLRRELPTDEDVRAIVSERVTAQLEMELRGLDKLVRERMERMIPLARRLGETDDELAVVAMLIDEFYQRTLHAPLEIPREKGEAPEPKREPSRGGGSGRERSSSRSSRSGGGRSRGGRGRKRKG; encoded by the coding sequence ATGACGCATGATTCAAGCAACCATCAGGAAAGCCCGCCGGCGGAGATTGGGCTCAAGGATCTTCCCGAGGTCCTCCGAAGGGCGGCGGAGAGCCAAGGTTGGACGGCGCTTACGCCGGTTCAGGCCAAGACCATTCCGTACATTCGCGCGGGGCGCGACGTGATGGTCCAGTCCCGCACGGGGACCGGGAAGACCGCCGCGTTTCTTCTTCCGATCCTTGAGAGGATCGATGCGGACCGCGCCGAGTGCCAGGCGCTCGTTCTCGTTCCCACTCGGGAGCTGGCGCGGCAGGTGACCGCCGACGCAGAGGCGCTCGCGACGGAGACGCGCGTTCGCACCGTGCCGCTCTACGGAGGCGTCGGCTACGGGCAACAGCTCGATGGGCTTCGCAAGGGAGCGCACCTCGTCGTCGGAACTCCTGGCCGCATTCTCGATCATCTTCTTCGCGGCTCGCTCGTTCTCGATCGGCTTCGCATTCTCGTCTTCGACGAGGCGGACCGAATGCTCTCGATGGGATTCTACCCGGACATGAGGGCGCTGCAGGCGTACCTTCCGGAGCGGCGGGACGGCTTCATGTTTTCCGCGACGTATCCCTCGGTGGTCCGTTCGCTGGCCGGCCAGTTCCTGAGAGAGCCGGCGTTCCTGTCGCTCAGCCGGGACCGGGAGTACGTCGCGGAGACGGAGCACGTCTACTACGAAACGCCCGGGATGGAGAAGGACCGCGCGCTCGTCCGAATCATCGAGATCGAAAACCCGGCCTCTGCGCTCATCTTCTGCAACACGCGGGCGAACGTCGCGTACGTTTCGAAGGTGCTCCAGCGCTTCGGATACGACGCGGACGATCTCTCCGCCGACCTCGTGCAGAAGGAACGGGACAAGGTGCTCGAGCGGGCGCGCAGCGGAAAACTCCGGTTTCTCGTCGCGACCGACGTGGCCGCGCGCGGGATCGACATCGTCGATCTTTCCCACGTCTTCCTCTACGACTTCCCGGAAGACCACGAGTCGTATATCCATCGTGCCGGACGGACCGGACGCGCGGGGGCGGGCGGCGCGGCGATCTCTCTCGTCGATGTTCTGGAGAAGATGGAGCTGAAGGCGGTCGCGAAGCAATACGGGATCGACATGTTGAGACGCGAACTGCCGACCGACGAGGACGTGCGCGCGATCGTGTCGGAGCGGGTCACCGCCCAGCTCGAGATGGAACTGCGCGGTCTCGACAAGCTGGTGCGCGAGAGGATGGAGAGGATGATCCCGCTCGCGCGGCGCCTCGGGGAGACCGACGACGAGCTCGCCGTCGTCGCGATGCTGATCGACGAGTTCTACCAGAGAACCCTGCACGCGCCCTTGGAAATCCCGCGCGAGAAAGGAGAAGCTCCGGAGCCGAAGAGAGAACCGAGTCGAGGCGGCGGCTCCGGACGGGAACGTTCTTCCTCGCGCTCGAGCCGATCCGGGGGCGGCCGTTCGAGGGGCGGGCGAGGCCGGAAAAGAAAAGGGTAG
- a CDS encoding 2-C-methyl-D-erythritol 2,4-cyclodiphosphate synthase encodes MPRVGIGYDSHRFREGRPLVLGGVAIPHPRGLDGHSDADVLVHAVIDALLGAAGAGDIGSLFPETDCAFQNASSINLLERAAEEVRRLGYAVGNIDAVVVAEEPRLLPHREAMRRNLAKALGIDEGSVFVKGKTNEGMGAIGGKEGIAAYAAVLLVEADSDGRKGKAGK; translated from the coding sequence ATGCCTCGTGTCGGGATCGGCTACGATTCACATCGCTTCCGAGAAGGGCGCCCGCTCGTCCTCGGCGGGGTCGCGATTCCCCATCCGCGGGGTCTCGACGGCCATTCGGACGCGGATGTCCTCGTTCATGCCGTGATCGATGCCCTTCTCGGCGCCGCCGGCGCGGGCGATATCGGCTCTCTCTTTCCCGAGACCGACTGCGCTTTTCAGAATGCTTCGAGCATCAATCTCTTGGAGCGCGCGGCCGAAGAGGTTCGGCGCCTGGGCTATGCGGTCGGAAACATCGACGCGGTCGTCGTGGCCGAGGAGCCGCGCCTTCTCCCGCACCGGGAAGCGATGCGCCGGAACCTCGCGAAGGCTCTCGGCATCGACGAGGGATCGGTCTTCGTGAAAGGGAAGACGAACGAAGGGATGGGCGCGATCGGCGGCAAGGAAGGAATCGCCGCCTACGCGGCCGTGCTTCTCGTCGAGGCGGATTCCGACGGACGGAAAGGCAAGGCGGGGAAATGA
- a CDS encoding MCE family protein: MTSKGLEWKVGLVVLAATVLFVVGVIYLGQMEIGRPGPRVRVAFPEVGGLNVGDPVMVSGLRRGSVSSIELGTREVLVTLKLRPDVVLHTDASFRVENMGIMGEKFIAVLPGTSSDTLDTRNLVRGGYSPGITEAMAELGIVLDDVGKIVARVEGLLQEQEIVGPMREAVRYLRDVSADLQGMLAENRTDVRSSIQNFRSLSENLDETLRENRGKIDTAVTRAAAASARFDETMERLDRTILSLEEVVQRMENGQGTLGQLSQDDKLYKEMMDASRNLNDLLRDVRENPKRYLKITIF, encoded by the coding sequence ATGACCTCGAAAGGACTGGAGTGGAAGGTCGGTCTGGTGGTGCTCGCCGCGACCGTTCTCTTCGTCGTCGGGGTGATCTACCTGGGCCAGATGGAGATCGGGCGCCCGGGCCCGAGAGTACGCGTCGCGTTTCCCGAGGTGGGTGGCCTCAACGTGGGAGACCCGGTCATGGTCTCCGGCCTCCGGCGAGGATCGGTTTCGAGCATCGAGCTCGGAACGCGGGAGGTCCTCGTGACGCTCAAGCTGCGGCCCGATGTCGTTCTTCACACGGACGCCTCGTTCCGAGTGGAGAACATGGGCATCATGGGAGAGAAATTCATCGCCGTCCTTCCCGGGACGAGCTCCGACACCCTCGACACGAGAAACCTCGTTCGAGGGGGCTACTCGCCGGGGATCACCGAAGCGATGGCGGAGCTCGGGATCGTGCTCGACGACGTCGGGAAGATCGTCGCTCGCGTCGAGGGGCTCTTGCAAGAGCAGGAGATCGTCGGACCGATGCGGGAGGCCGTACGCTATCTGCGGGACGTGTCCGCCGACCTTCAAGGGATGCTCGCGGAGAACCGCACGGATGTCCGAAGCTCGATCCAGAACTTCCGATCGCTCTCCGAGAATCTCGACGAGACGCTTCGGGAGAACCGGGGGAAGATCGACACGGCGGTGACACGGGCCGCGGCCGCCTCCGCTCGATTCGACGAGACGATGGAAAGACTGGATCGCACGATTCTGTCGCTCGAAGAGGTCGTGCAGCGCATGGAGAACGGCCAGGGAACGCTCGGGCAGCTTTCCCAGGACGATAAGCTATACAAGGAAATGATGGATGCCTCGCGCAATTTGAACGACTTGCTGCGCGACGTGCGCGAGAATCCCAAACGCTATCTGAAGATCACGATCTTTTGA
- a CDS encoding zf-HC2 domain-containing protein, with translation MRCEDAKNELFEMVFGEPDDEKEALLQEHLLACEACREEERSLLRLRDAVRDETAEEKRALETLRERIRASLPARRRRGIGSYLRRPIPAYAAAAACALVAILARGLPPSEPSTSEHRPARVLIGPESPAFVVAGSYETSAGWLDFEEARADRTPRSPAADSL, from the coding sequence ATGCGATGCGAAGACGCGAAGAACGAGCTGTTTGAGATGGTGTTCGGCGAGCCGGATGACGAGAAGGAGGCGCTCCTCCAGGAGCATCTCCTCGCGTGCGAGGCCTGCCGCGAGGAAGAGCGGTCTCTCCTTCGCCTGCGGGACGCCGTCCGAGACGAAACCGCGGAAGAGAAGCGGGCGCTCGAGACTCTCCGCGAGCGAATCCGGGCTTCTCTTCCCGCGAGGCGCAGGAGGGGCATCGGCTCCTATCTCAGAAGGCCGATTCCCGCGTACGCGGCCGCGGCGGCGTGCGCGCTCGTCGCGATCCTCGCCCGCGGGCTTCCTCCGTCCGAGCCGTCGACGAGCGAGCATCGCCCCGCGCGAGTCCTCATCGGACCGGAATCGCCTGCGTTCGTCGTCGCGGGTTCCTACGAAACGTCGGCCGGATGGTTGGATTTCGAGGAAGCGCGCGCCGACCGGACGCCCCGCTCGCCCGCCGCGGACAGTCTGTAA
- a CDS encoding M23 family metallopeptidase, translating to MPSRNYSIIVAPSDGSRSYHLQVSRRAVIAAALLLCLAGASFVFLAATHGVLTRKVSSWESLEARCRDLEREAARVGELEEEVSRLREMDRRVRSLLGLPEPPATVSSNEESVGRNEEAWTPGATLDLPDAVVPNEETRLALEKTLRARRGALAWPVSGFVTSSFGEERGEGGVHVGIDVAAARNTPVTAPVAGSVIEAGWHSIYGNVAVIDHGGGLVAVYGHNARLLVRKGDRVKEGDTVALVGSTGQSSAPHLHFETRQDGYAIDPLYLLKRKERS from the coding sequence ATGCCCTCTAGGAACTACTCGATCATCGTCGCGCCGTCGGACGGAAGTCGAAGCTATCACCTCCAAGTCTCCCGGCGGGCCGTGATCGCCGCTGCTCTTCTTCTTTGTCTTGCGGGAGCCTCGTTCGTCTTTCTCGCCGCGACCCACGGCGTTCTCACCCGAAAGGTCAGCTCTTGGGAGAGCCTCGAGGCGCGCTGCAGGGATCTCGAGCGCGAGGCCGCGCGGGTGGGAGAGCTCGAGGAAGAAGTGAGTCGGCTCCGCGAGATGGACCGGAGGGTCAGGAGCCTCCTCGGGCTTCCGGAGCCTCCTGCGACGGTCTCGTCGAACGAGGAAAGCGTGGGGCGAAACGAAGAAGCCTGGACTCCCGGAGCGACGCTCGATCTTCCCGATGCCGTCGTTCCGAACGAAGAAACGCGCCTCGCGCTCGAGAAAACTCTCCGCGCGCGTCGCGGCGCGCTCGCCTGGCCGGTCAGCGGCTTCGTCACCTCCTCGTTCGGCGAGGAAAGAGGCGAGGGCGGGGTCCACGTCGGGATCGATGTCGCGGCGGCGCGAAACACTCCCGTCACGGCGCCGGTCGCGGGGAGCGTGATCGAAGCCGGATGGCATTCGATCTATGGTAATGTTGCGGTGATCGACCACGGGGGCGGTCTCGTCGCCGTGTACGGTCACAACGCTCGCCTCCTGGTGCGCAAGGGAGATCGAGTCAAGGAAGGGGACACGGTGGCCCTCGTCGGAAGCACGGGCCAATCGAGCGCCCCGCATCTCCACTTCGAGACGAGGCAGGACGGGTACGCGATCGACCCGCTCTACCTCTTGAAGAGAAAGGAACGCTCGTGA
- a CDS encoding ABC transporter ATP-binding protein: MSGRDIVISLRGVEKSFGAQPVLRGVDLDIYRGESLVVIGPSGCGKSVLLKHLIGLILPDKGSIRIDGADITDMDSSSLYDVRKKFGMLFQGAALFDSLTVEENVGLGLVEHTKLGPREIAERVAESLRKVGMEHAARKKPSELSGGMKKRVGLARAIAMDPEIVLYDEPTTGLDPIMADVINRLIRSLQKELNATSITVTHDMTSASKVADRVAMLHEGRIVFEGSVEEVRATADPVVRQFVRGEAEGPIHVL, translated from the coding sequence GTGAGCGGAAGAGACATCGTCATCTCGCTTCGCGGAGTGGAGAAGTCGTTCGGCGCGCAGCCCGTGCTCCGCGGCGTCGATCTCGACATCTACCGCGGGGAGTCCCTCGTCGTGATCGGCCCGAGCGGCTGCGGGAAGAGCGTGCTCTTGAAGCACCTGATCGGTCTGATTCTCCCGGACAAGGGCTCCATCCGGATCGATGGAGCGGATATCACCGATATGGACTCCTCTTCCCTTTATGACGTGCGAAAGAAGTTTGGTATGCTCTTCCAAGGCGCGGCGCTGTTCGACTCGCTCACGGTCGAGGAGAACGTCGGCCTCGGTCTCGTCGAGCACACGAAACTCGGCCCGAGGGAGATCGCGGAACGCGTCGCGGAGAGCCTCCGGAAGGTCGGCATGGAGCACGCCGCTCGGAAGAAGCCGTCCGAGCTTTCGGGCGGCATGAAGAAGAGGGTCGGGCTCGCGCGCGCCATCGCGATGGATCCGGAGATCGTTCTCTACGACGAACCGACCACGGGGCTCGATCCGATCATGGCGGACGTAATCAACCGGCTGATCCGATCGCTCCAAAAGGAACTGAACGCGACTTCGATCACGGTGACGCACGACATGACCAGCGCCTCGAAGGTGGCCGATCGCGTCGCGATGCTTCACGAAGGAAGAATCGTGTTCGAGGGGAGCGTTGAGGAGGTTCGAGCCACGGCGGACCCGGTCGTTCGGCAGTTCGTGCGCGGGGAGGCGGAAGGGCCGATCCACGTTCTGTGA
- a CDS encoding polymer-forming cytoskeletal protein, protein MFGKDVKDKPEEAGLAPTEKGSGLNTFLGPGTKYTGKLDGSGSVQIDGNFDGEIVVRGTLLVGREGVVKAKVGAHQVVVHGRLEGEIDAGSKVELMGGSTFLGSVSSPSFVIQERAQFEGTCRMPRREESSVPGKPR, encoded by the coding sequence ATGTTCGGAAAAGACGTCAAAGACAAGCCGGAGGAAGCCGGGCTCGCCCCGACGGAGAAAGGGTCCGGCCTGAACACCTTCCTCGGTCCGGGCACGAAGTACACCGGGAAGCTCGATGGCTCGGGGAGCGTGCAGATCGACGGGAACTTCGACGGCGAGATCGTCGTGCGCGGCACGCTGCTTGTCGGGCGCGAGGGGGTTGTGAAGGCGAAGGTGGGCGCCCATCAGGTGGTCGTGCATGGAAGGCTGGAGGGCGAGATCGACGCGGGGTCGAAGGTGGAGCTGATGGGGGGATCGACGTTCCTCGGCAGCGTGTCCTCCCCGTCATTCGTCATCCAGGAGCGGGCGCAGTTCGAGGGGACCTGCCGCATGCCGCGCAGGGAGGAGTCGTCCGTTCCCGGAAAGCCGAGGTAG
- a CDS encoding sigma-70 family RNA polymerase sigma factor, with translation MQDEEIARRIGNGDPRAFDAFFDRYAGPLLGYLRGMVRERAAAEDLLQETMLRVHRNIGRYRERGAFRAWVYRIATNLARTELRRARCRGAAEDDLVLHINDLPEPAADERLERNETLNAVRAGIAALPDEQRAVVLLRVRRGMAIREIARTLCIPEGTVKSRLHYAVRNLRNSLFDQDSLGSPKEASRHAMRRREERAV, from the coding sequence CTGCAAGACGAGGAAATCGCACGACGAATCGGGAACGGCGATCCGCGCGCGTTCGACGCTTTCTTCGACCGCTACGCGGGGCCGCTTCTCGGCTACTTGCGGGGAATGGTGAGGGAACGCGCCGCGGCCGAGGATCTTCTCCAGGAGACGATGCTTCGCGTTCATCGGAACATCGGACGCTACCGGGAGCGCGGCGCCTTCCGCGCCTGGGTGTACCGCATCGCGACGAACCTCGCGCGAACGGAGCTTCGCCGCGCCCGCTGCCGAGGCGCCGCCGAAGACGATCTTGTATTGCACATCAACGATCTGCCGGAGCCGGCGGCCGACGAGAGGCTGGAAAGAAACGAGACGCTGAACGCGGTGCGCGCGGGGATCGCCGCTCTTCCCGACGAGCAGAGGGCCGTCGTCCTCCTCCGCGTGCGCCGCGGAATGGCGATCCGCGAGATCGCCCGAACTCTCTGCATTCCGGAGGGAACCGTCAAGTCGCGACTCCACTACGCGGTGAGGAACTTGCGGAATTCCCTCTTCGATCAGGATTCCCTCGGAAGTCCCAAGGAGGCATCACGCCATGCGATGCGAAGACGCGAAGAACGAGCTGTTTGA
- the ispD gene encoding 2-C-methyl-D-erythritol 4-phosphate cytidylyltransferase has protein sequence MIVIVPAAGAGLRLGGAVPKPYRAVEGRAILARTLEAVASAPSVGGIVAAVAPGETERAASLAPPALAWFRAVEGGEERFDSVHRGLLEVPEETEIVAVHDGVRPFVTAREIEETVALARTIGAAATMSAPVETVKRVDGDEVTATLDRAKIRLAQTPQAFRAELLREAYRRAIEEGWKGTDESALVERIGARVGIVQADRWNIKITVEEDLLLAEWIAREVRG, from the coding sequence GTGATCGTCATCGTGCCCGCGGCCGGGGCGGGCCTCCGTCTCGGGGGCGCGGTTCCGAAGCCGTACCGCGCGGTCGAAGGCCGCGCGATCCTCGCGCGCACGCTCGAGGCGGTCGCCTCGGCGCCCTCGGTCGGAGGGATCGTGGCGGCGGTCGCCCCGGGAGAGACGGAGCGCGCTGCCTCGCTCGCGCCGCCGGCTCTCGCCTGGTTCCGCGCCGTGGAGGGGGGAGAGGAGCGCTTCGACTCGGTCCATCGGGGTCTTCTCGAAGTGCCGGAGGAGACCGAGATCGTCGCCGTGCACGACGGGGTCCGACCGTTCGTCACGGCGCGCGAGATCGAGGAGACTGTGGCGCTCGCGCGGACGATCGGCGCCGCGGCGACGATGAGCGCGCCGGTGGAGACCGTGAAGCGGGTGGACGGCGACGAGGTGACGGCGACGCTCGATCGCGCGAAGATTCGGCTCGCGCAAACCCCTCAGGCCTTCCGCGCGGAGCTTCTCCGCGAAGCGTACCGGCGGGCGATCGAGGAGGGATGGAAGGGGACCGACGAGTCGGCGCTCGTCGAGCGGATCGGGGCGAGGGTCGGGATCGTGCAGGCGGACCGCTGGAACATCAAGATCACCGTCGAGGAGGATCTCCTTCTCGCGGAGTGGATCGCGAGGGAGGTTCGCGGATGA